TCCCCGCACGGTCCGGGGGAAAGGAAACCGATCCGGCGGATCGCATAACGTCGGGTTCGGGTAGCGACGGGGCGCACAGCGCGGGGCGCCGGTGCTTCGGGTAACGTGACCCGGCCGGACCGGATCCGGCATCGTCACCGCGCGCGGTGACGGCGAAGACCGTGAGGGCAACGAGGAGGGCGTCTCCATGACCAGTGGGGGCACGGGCGAGGTCGGCGCAGCGGGCGGCCCCGTCCGCCGCAGCGTGCTGCTGCTGGCGCACACCGGCCGGCCCGCCGCGATCCGCAGCGCCCAGTTGGTCCACGAGAGCCTCACCGAGGCCGGGATGACCGTGCGGATGCTGGCCTCCGAGGCCGACGAGCTCAAGCAGGCCGGCGCCGCGCTCGATCCCGTCGAGATCGTGCGGGCCACCCCCGAGGCGGCCCGAGGCGTCGAGCTCGTCATGGTGCTGGGCGGGGACGGCACCCTGCTGCGCGCGGCCGAGCTCGCCCGACCCGCCGGTGCGCCGCTGCTCGGCGTCAACCTCGGCCACGTCGGCTTCCTCGCCGAGGCCGAGCGCGAGGACCTCACCGCCACGGTGCGCAGCGTCGCCGACCGCGACTACGAGGTCGAGGAGCGGATGACCCTGGACATCGCCGTCTACAACGGGGGCCGCAACGGCACCGCCCCGCCGACCCGCACCTGGGCGCTGAACGAGGCCACGCTGGAGAAGGCCGAGGCCCGCCGCATGCTGGAGACGGTGCTGGAGATCGACGGCCGCCCGCTGTCGCGCTGGGGCTGCGACGGGGTGGTCTGCGCCACGCCGACCGGTTCCACGGCCCACGCCTTCTCCGCCGGCGGCCCGATCATGTGGCCCGAGGTGGAGGCCCTACTGGTGGTGCCGCTCAGCGCGCACGCCCTGTTCGCCCGCCCCATCGTCGTCTCGACCAGGGCCACCGTCGCCCTGGAGGTGCTGCCCGACACCACCGACGGCGTGCTGTGGTGCGATGGACGCCGTATGGTCGAACTGCCGGCCGGGGCGCGCGTGGAGGTTTCGCGCGGGGACGTGCCGGTACGGTTGGCCCGGCTGCAGCGGGCGCCGTTCACCGACCGTCTGGTCGCCAAGTTCGGACTGCCCGTCGCCGGCTGGCGGGGCCGCGCGGAACTCGCCGACCCCGACGGCCGGTGAGCCGTCCGGTGCTCAGGCTGCGCCGGAGAGGACAGGCGATACGGCTGGCGTATTTCAGGAGAGGGTCCGGTGCTCGAAGAAGTCCGAATCCAGGGACTCGGTGTCATCGACGACGCGGTGTTGGAGCTGTCGCCGGGGTTCACCGTTGTCACGGGTGAGACCGGCGCGGGAAAGACCATGGTGGTCACCGGGCTGGGACTGCTCTTCGGCGGGCGCGCCGATCCGCAGCGGGTGCGCCCCGGGGCCGACCGGGCGGTCGTGGAGGGCCGGCTGAGCGTGCCGCGCGAGGGGCGCGTCGCCGAGCGCGTCGCCGAGGCCGGCGGCGAACTCGACGACGACGTGCTGATCCTCACCCGGACCGTCTCGGCCGAAGGCCGGTCCCGGGCCACGTCGGGGGGCCGGTCGGCGCCGGTGAGCCTGCTGGCCTACCTGGCCGACGACCTCGTGGCCGTGCACGGCCAGTCCGACCAGCAGCGGCTGCTGCGCCAGGAGCGCCAGCGCGCCGCGCTGGACCGCTACGCCGGCGAGCGGCTGACCAAGACCGCCAACGCCTACGGCGCGGCCTACCGGCGGCACCGCGAGGTCGCGGAGGCGCTGGGGGAGCTCACGACCCGGGCGCGCGAGCGCGCCCAGGAGGCCGACGTGCTGCGCTTCGGCCTGGAGGAGATCACCGCCGCCGAACCCCGGCCGGGGGAGGACGCCGAACTGCTCGCCGAGGAGACCCGGCTCGGGCACGCCGATGCGCTGCGGGTCGCCGCGACCACCGCGCACGAGGCCCTCGCGGGCGACCCGGCAGCCAGCGAGGTCCAGGCCGACGTCGCGGGCCTGCTCGCAGCGGCCCGTCAGGCCCTGACCGCCGTGCGCGAGCACGACGCCGACCTCGCCGCGGTCGCCGACCGCCTCGACGAGGCCAGCTACGTGCTCAGCGACGCCGCCACCGAGCTGGCCTCCTACGCCGAGTCGGTGGAGGCCGATCCCGCCCGGCTGGCCGCGGTCCAGGAGCGCCGGTCCCTGCTCGGCCAGCTCTCCCGCAAGTACGGCGAGACGGCCGACGAGGTGCTCGCCTGGGCCGAGCAGGCGGCCAAGCGCCTCGGCGAGCTCGAAGGCGACGACGACCGCATCGATGCGCTGCGCGCCGAGGAGGAGGAGCTGCGGGGCAGCCTGACCCTGCTCGCCGACGAGCTCACCGAGATCCGCGGGGACGCGGCCGAGCGGTTCGGCTCGGCCGTCACCGAGGAGCTCACCGCGCTGGCCATGCCGCACGCCCGCGTCACGGTGCGGGTCAGCACCGGCGGGGAGTTCGGGCCGCACGGCCGCGACGACATCGAACTGCTGCTCGCCCCGCACCCCAGCGCTCCACCGCTGCCGCTGCACAAGGGCGCCTCCGGGGGCGAGCTCTCGCGCGTGATGCTCGCGATCGAGGTGGTCTTCGCCGGTGCCGACCCGGTGCCGACCTTCGTCTTCGACGAGGTCGACGCCGGCGTGGGCGGCAAGGCCGCGGTCGAGATCGGCCGCAGGCTGGCCCGGCTGGCCCGCCGCGCCCAGGTCATCGTGGTCACCCACCTGCCCCAGGTCGCCGCGTTCGCCGATGCGCACCTGGTCGTGGAGAAGTCCAACGACGGCATGGTGACCGCGAGCGGCGTGACGCGGCTCGATCGCACCGGCCGGGTCCGGGAGCTCTCACGTATGCTGGCAGGGCTGGAAGACTCCGAACTCGGCCGGGCCCACGCAGAGGAGTTGCTGATGATCGCGGCAGCCGACCGCGACTGACGTCCACCGCCCGCGCGGCCTGTTCCGGCCGCCCCCGCGCTTCCTCGGAAGGTGCGGGCGATGCCTCGCTCGCGGGCCCGGGCCGGGCCCGGCGGCACCGGCGCACGTGCCGTCCACGGCCGTCGACCCCTGCGCCAGTGAGGACGGTGAATTGTGTCTCCGGGTGAACACGCCGTCACCCCCCGCGTTGTGACGGAAGTGCCGCCGCCTCTGGCAAGATGCAAGCGATGAAGGTCCCGACGGCGCTGGCCGCCAGATTCCCGAAATTCCGTCGCGGTAGGGTCGACGGATCCGTCGGCGTCTCCGCTCCCGCCCGCTCGGACCGCCGGACCAAGAACCTCACCAAGCGCCTCAAGCCCGGCGACATGGCGATCATCGACCACGTCGACATCGACAGGGTCAGCGCCGAGGCGCTCGTCAGTTGCGGCGTCTCGGCGGTGCTCAACGTCGCCAGCAGCATCAGCGGGCGCTATCCCAATCTCGGCCCGCAACTGATCGTCGAGGCCGGCATCCCGCTCGTCGACGACGTCGACCCCGAGGTCTTCGCCCGCGTGCAGGAGGGCGAGGAGCTGCGGCTGGAGGGCGGCACCCTCTACCGCGGCGACGACGCCGTGGCCAAGGGCGTCGAGCAGGACGCCGAGTCCGTCGATGCGGCCATGACCGAGGCCAGGGCCGGCCTGGCGGTGCAGTTGGAGGCGTTCGCCGCCAACACCATGGAGTATCTCAAGCGCGAGCGGGAACTCCTCATCGACGGCATCGGCGTGCCCGACATCAGCACCAGGATCGAGGGCAAGCACGTCCTGATCGTGGTGCGCGGCTACCACTACCGCGAGGACATCGCGGCGCTGCGCTCCTACATCCGGGAGTACCGGCCCGCCATCATCGGGGTGGACGGGGGCGCCGACGCGCTGCTGGAGGCCGGCTACCGGCCCGACATCATCGTCGGCGACTTCGACTCCGTCTCCGACAAGGCGCTCACCTGCGGCGCCGAGCTGGTCGTGCACGCCTACCGGGACGGCCGGGCCCCCGGCCTCAAGCGCATCACCGACCTCGGCTACGACGCCATCGTGTTCCCTGCCACCGGCACCAGCGAGGACGTCGCGATGATGCTGGCCGACGACGCGGGGGCGGCCCTCATCGTCGCCGTCGGCACCCACGCCACGCTGGAGGAGTTCCTGGACAAGGGGCGCGCCGGCATGGCCAGCACCTTCCTCACCCGGCTGCGGGTCGGCGGCAAGCTCATCGACGCCAAGGGCGTCAGCCGGCTCTACCGGAGCCGCATCTCGCCCTGGACGCTCCTCGCCCTCGTGGCGGCCTCCCTGCTCACCATCGTGGTCGCGGCCTACAGCTCGCCGGCGGGGCAGGTGTACATGAACTTCCTCGCCGCGCGCTGGGACGCGTTCTACTACTGGCTAACCGGATTGTTCTCGTGATCGATTTCCGCTATCACCTGGTCTCCATCGTCGCCATCTTCCTGGCCCTGACCGTCGGCATCGTGCTGGGCACGACGATGCTGCAGGACCCGCTGCTCAACACGCTGCAGACGGAGACCTCCCAACTGCGCGACCAGAGCGACGAGCTGCGCGAGGAGAAGGACGTCGCCGACCGGCTCAGCGCCGGTGCCGACGAGATGGCCGCCGCCTACGCCGAGGACATGCTGACCGACCAGCTCACCGGCACCCGCGTGGTCGTCATGGAGGCGCCGGGGGTGCCGGAGGAACTGCGCGACGGGGTCGTGGCGCGGATCGAGCAGGCGGGCGGAGTCGTCACCGGCCGCCTGTCCTTCACCGACAAGTACATCGACCCCGGCCAGTCGAGCTTCATCCGGGAGCTCACCGGCCAGCTCGCCGAAGACGCCGAGCCGCCTCGGGGCAGCGCCCATGAGCGCGCCGGCGCCGAGCTCGCCCGAGCGGTGATCCGCTCCGAGGAGGAGCTCGAGGAGTCCTCGGAGTCCGAAGAGGGCTCCGAGGAGGACGGCGGCGAGGAGGCCGACGCCGGCGCGGTGCTCGCCGGGTTCGCCGAAGCCGGACTGCTCACCGTCCAGGGGGAGCCCAGCGGGAAGGCCGACATCGGCCTGGTCCTGGCGCCGGCCGAGCCCTTCACCACCGCTACGGCCTCCGAGCCCGAGCAGGACGACGCCACGCCGCCGGGGAACACGGCGTTCCTCGCGCTGGCCAACGCGCTCGACGCCGAGGCCGGCGGCGCGGTGCTGGTCGGCACCACCACCTCCATCGAGCCCGGAGGGCTGCTCGCCCAGGCCCGTGAGGAGCAGGCCGGGTTCACCACCGTCGACACCGCGGGCACCACGACCGGCGACGTCGTCACCACGCTCGCCCTGGCCATCACCACCGAGGGACGCAGCGGGCACTACGGCATCGGCGAGGACGCCGACGGCTTCCTGCCGGACCCGCTGCCGCAGCCCAACGAACCCACCCGGCCCGAGGATCCCGGCGACAACCTTCAGGACGAGGACGCGGAGTAGCTCCCATGCCCCCACGTCTCACCGGCGGCGGCCCCCGCACCGCACGCGGCCGATCCGCGTGGAAGCCGATCCTGGGCGCGGCCCTGGGGGCCGCGGCCGCACGGCTGGCCTACGCGGTCCTGACCCGTCCGCGCGCGCACGGCGCCACCGGCACCGCGGGCGGCGCCCCGGCCGGTGCGTCCGCCGCACCGGGCCGCCGCGCCCCCCGCCCCGGCGGCGCCTGGACCCGCACCAACTTCCGGGGCGAGCCGGTCACCCTGCTGGAGGGACCCGCGCTCGCCATCGGAACCTGCGCCGGAGCGGCGCTGGTCCCGGGACAGCCGCTCCGGCTGCGCACGGCCGCGGTGATCGCGGGTGCGGGCGCCGCGGCGTTCGGCGGCTACGACGACCTCTCGGGCTCCGGCGACTCCCGCGGCTTCAAAGGGCATCTGGGGGCGCTGGCCCGCGGCGAGGTCACCACCGGCGCGGTGAAGCTCCTCGGCATCGGCGCCGTCGGCCTGGCAGCGGCAGCGGCCGTTGACCGGCGCCCCGCCGACGTGCTGGTCAACGGCGCGCTGATCGCCGGGAGCGCCAATCTGGCGAACCTGTTCGACCTGCGCCCCGGGCGCGCGGTCAAGGTCGGCCTGCTCGCCGGGGCCCCCGCACTGGCCGATCCCGTCGCCGGTGCCGTCGCGGGTCCCGCACTGGGCGCCGCCGCCGCACTGCTGCCCGAGGACCTGGGCGAACGCGCCATGCTGGGTGATGCCGGCGCCAACGCGCTGGGTGCCGTGCTCGGCGTCGCCGCGGCGGCGCGGCTGCCGCGCGGCGCGCGCCTCGGCCTGCTCGCCGGGGTGGCCGCCCTGACCGCGGCCAGCGAGGCCGTCAGCTTCACCAAGGTCATCAGTGCCACGCCACCGCTGCGCCGGCTCGACGAGCTGGGTCGGCGCCCCGCTTCCGTGCCGGCGCCCCGGCGCCCGGCGCTCCCCGCCGACCTGCTGGCCGAACCGCTCGAACCGGAATCGGTCGACGTGGTCGGAGTGATCGAACCGGAACGGCTTCGGCGATCGTGAAGCCGTGCGCCACGCAGAGGTCCGCGGAGGCCGTGCTCGGCCCGAACCGCCTGCTGTGCGGCGGAAACGTGCGAAATCTGCGTCCGCCCGGGCCCGCCACCGCCCTTGGCGCCGCTCTTCTTGAGGACCGCCCGCTATCCGGCCGACCAGCAAGGCCGCACAGCGAGCCTTGGCCGCCTGGCCACCGACCACCCGACGCAACTTCCGCAGACCTCGGTAAGAGTGGGGTTCTAGCCCGGTAGCCCCAAGCCGGTAGCCCCAAGACGGACGGCCCGATGCGCGCCGGGCTCGTCCGCCCCCACGACTGGAGCGCCATTCCCGTGACCTGGCATCGAATCCGGCTCTTGAGCTCGGGCGTCGCCGGTGCGGCCGTGCTGATCGCGGTCGTCACCACCTTCGCCCGCGTCGCCGGGTTCGGGCGCACCGTCGTGTTCTCCCAGACGGTCGGGGACAACTGCCTGGGCACCGCCTACGTCACCGCCAACCAGCTCCCCAACATCCTGTTCGAGATCGTCATCGGCGGCGCCCTGGCCGGCATGGTCGTCCCGGTGCTGGCGGCGGCCGCCGAGCGGGGCGACCGCGAGCACGTCCGGCGAACGGCCTCGGCCCTGGTGACCTGGGTGGTGCTCGCCTCGGTGCCGCTGACCCTGCTGCTCGCCGCGCTGTCGGTGCCGGCGATGGCGCTGATGCTGGGCGGTGGCGGCGGCTGCGAGCCCGAGGCGCTGCTCACCCTGTCCGTGCGCTTCCTGCTGGTCTTCACCCCGCAGATCATGTTCTACGGGCTCGCCGCCGTGCTGTACGGCATCCTGCAGGCGCACCGCAGGTTCCTCGCCCCCGCGCTGGCCCCGCTGGTCTCCAGCCTCGTGGTCATCGCCGCCTACATCGCCTTCGTCCCGCTGGGCGGGGCCTACCGCGACCGCATCGCCGACCTGCCCCTCGACGCCGAGCTGACGCTGT
This sequence is a window from Spinactinospora alkalitolerans. Protein-coding genes within it:
- a CDS encoding copper transporter; this translates as MIDFRYHLVSIVAIFLALTVGIVLGTTMLQDPLLNTLQTETSQLRDQSDELREEKDVADRLSAGADEMAAAYAEDMLTDQLTGTRVVVMEAPGVPEELRDGVVARIEQAGGVVTGRLSFTDKYIDPGQSSFIRELTGQLAEDAEPPRGSAHERAGAELARAVIRSEEELEESSESEEGSEEDGGEEADAGAVLAGFAEAGLLTVQGEPSGKADIGLVLAPAEPFTTATASEPEQDDATPPGNTAFLALANALDAEAGGAVLVGTTTSIEPGGLLAQAREEQAGFTTVDTAGTTTGDVVTTLALAITTEGRSGHYGIGEDADGFLPDPLPQPNEPTRPEDPGDNLQDEDAE
- the steA gene encoding putative cytokinetic ring protein SteA, which encodes MKVPTALAARFPKFRRGRVDGSVGVSAPARSDRRTKNLTKRLKPGDMAIIDHVDIDRVSAEALVSCGVSAVLNVASSISGRYPNLGPQLIVEAGIPLVDDVDPEVFARVQEGEELRLEGGTLYRGDDAVAKGVEQDAESVDAAMTEARAGLAVQLEAFAANTMEYLKRERELLIDGIGVPDISTRIEGKHVLIVVRGYHYREDIAALRSYIREYRPAIIGVDGGADALLEAGYRPDIIVGDFDSVSDKALTCGAELVVHAYRDGRAPGLKRITDLGYDAIVFPATGTSEDVAMMLADDAGAALIVAVGTHATLEEFLDKGRAGMASTFLTRLRVGGKLIDAKGVSRLYRSRISPWTLLALVAASLLTIVVAAYSSPAGQVYMNFLAARWDAFYYWLTGLFS
- a CDS encoding NAD kinase, producing MTSGGTGEVGAAGGPVRRSVLLLAHTGRPAAIRSAQLVHESLTEAGMTVRMLASEADELKQAGAALDPVEIVRATPEAARGVELVMVLGGDGTLLRAAELARPAGAPLLGVNLGHVGFLAEAEREDLTATVRSVADRDYEVEERMTLDIAVYNGGRNGTAPPTRTWALNEATLEKAEARRMLETVLEIDGRPLSRWGCDGVVCATPTGSTAHAFSAGGPIMWPEVEALLVVPLSAHALFARPIVVSTRATVALEVLPDTTDGVLWCDGRRMVELPAGARVEVSRGDVPVRLARLQRAPFTDRLVAKFGLPVAGWRGRAELADPDGR
- the recN gene encoding DNA repair protein RecN, producing the protein MLEEVRIQGLGVIDDAVLELSPGFTVVTGETGAGKTMVVTGLGLLFGGRADPQRVRPGADRAVVEGRLSVPREGRVAERVAEAGGELDDDVLILTRTVSAEGRSRATSGGRSAPVSLLAYLADDLVAVHGQSDQQRLLRQERQRAALDRYAGERLTKTANAYGAAYRRHREVAEALGELTTRARERAQEADVLRFGLEEITAAEPRPGEDAELLAEETRLGHADALRVAATTAHEALAGDPAASEVQADVAGLLAAARQALTAVREHDADLAAVADRLDEASYVLSDAATELASYAESVEADPARLAAVQERRSLLGQLSRKYGETADEVLAWAEQAAKRLGELEGDDDRIDALRAEEEELRGSLTLLADELTEIRGDAAERFGSAVTEELTALAMPHARVTVRVSTGGEFGPHGRDDIELLLAPHPSAPPLPLHKGASGGELSRVMLAIEVVFAGADPVPTFVFDEVDAGVGGKAAVEIGRRLARLARRAQVIVVTHLPQVAAFADAHLVVEKSNDGMVTASGVTRLDRTGRVRELSRMLAGLEDSELGRAHAEELLMIAAADRD